The genomic DNA ATTAGGAATAATTTTTTGTTCGTTTAATGAAGCAATTCACGAACATCCAGAATTGATACAAAAATATTTAGGAAGTGTCGTACCTATTAATGATAATTTTTTCGCGGCTTTAAATTCTGCAGTCGTATCCGATGGAACATTTATTTACATTCCTAAAAACATACGGTGCCCAATTGAACTTTCTACATACTTTCGTATTAATGCTGAAAAGACAGGACAATTTGAACGTACGATACTAATCGCTGATGAAGGAAGTTACGTTAGTTATATTGAAGGATGTTCTGCACCAATTAGAAACAGCTATCAATTGCATGCTGCAGTAGTTGAAGTTATTGTTCTGCAAAATGCACACGTCAAATATTCCACAATACAAAATTGGTTTTCTGGTAATAAAAATTCTGGAGGTATTTTGAATTTTGTTACTAAACGCGCACTATGTTTGGGCACAAATTCTAAAATGTCTTGGACACAATCTGAATCTGGTTCTGCCATTACTTGGAAATACCCCAGCGTTATTTTAAAAGGCAATTATTCTATAGGAGAATTTTTTTCAGTTGCTATTACAAAAAATTGTCAACAAGCAGACACAGGAACAAAAATGATCCACATTGGGAAAAATACCCGATCGACTATTATTTCCAAAGGAATTTCAAGTGGAAAAAGCGAAAATACTTACCGTGGATTAGTAAAAATATTACCTAATGCTAATCACTCAAGAAATTTCACGCAATGCGACTCCATGTTAATTGGCAATAAATGTGGTGCACACACATTCCCATATATTAAAGTACATAATCATACTTCTCAAGTAGAACATGAAGCTACCACTTCACGCATTAATGAAGAACAGTTATTTTACTGCCAACAACGTGGAATCAATGAAGATAATGCAATTTCTATGATTATCAATGGATTTTGTAAAGATGTACTTTCTAAATTACCTTTAGAATTTGCTATAGAAGCAGAAAAATTATTAACTATCAACTTGGAACATAGTATTGGTTAAATATGTGCAATTATTAATATAAATACGATGGACAACATACAAAAATAATACAATTAACAAAGAATGAAATTATTTAATTATTCAACTAGTTAAAGAGAAACATATGCTGTTGATCAAAAATTTAAAAGTAAATGTCGATAATATAAACATTCTTAATGGCGTAAATTTGCAAATTCAATCTGGTGAAACACATGTTATCATGGGACCAAATGGAGCAGGAAAAAGCACTTTAGCAGCAACACTTGCCGGTCGTAAAGATTGCATTGTAACCTCAGGATCTATTTTTTTTAAAAACAAAGATCTACTTCTTTTAGAACCAAATGAACGTGCCGGAGCGGGAATTTTTTTGGCATTCCAACATCCTGTTGAAATTGCAGGAATCAAAAATCAATTTTTTTTACAAACTGCTATAAATGCAGTAAGAAAATATCGTAACCAACCAATCTTAGAACGATTTGATGCCAACGATTTTATAAAATCAAAATTAAAACTTTTAAAAATGCCTGTTGATTTTTTAAATCGTTCAATTAATGTTGGATTTTCAGGAGGAGAAAAAAAACGTAACGATATTCTACAGATGGCCGTATTAGAACCATCATTATGCATTTTAGACGAAACAGATTCTGGGTTAGACATTGATGCGCTTAAAATCGTTTCTAATGGAATTAACACACTAAAAAACTCCACACGATCGTTTATTATTATTACACATTATCAAAGAATATTAGAACATATTAAACCTAATTTTGTACATATTTTATATCAAGGATGCATTATAAAATCAGGAGATATATCTTTAGCTAAAAAACTCGAGGAAAAAGGTTATGGATGGCTCGCCTAATTACATTGACAATAATATAATAAATAGATGGTACCATTTATTTAAAGAACAAAACAAAATTCATTCTAACCAAAAATATCAGTATTGGGAAAAAGTCCAGAAATACGGATTAACCAATCAAAATAATGAAAAATGGAAATATATCCCACTGCATAAACTACTTGCTAACAATTTTATTAATGCGAACAAAAACTGTCCAATAAACACCACTATTCGAGATAACATCAATTTAAATAAACCAGCATATCAACTAGTATTTATCAACGGTTTTTTTTCCCAAGAATTAAGCACTCAAGATACTGGGCCATGGAAAATAAAAATAATAAATAGAAATATGCACCAACTCCTACCACAACCAATCCAACCGGAAATATTTTTATATTTAACTGAATGTTTAAGTTATGAAACTACATATATTTCTCTTCCTAATAACACGACAGCAAAAATTCCACTATATTTATTACATATTAATCAAGGATCTAATGATAACAATATATTAATGAATATCCATTACAGACATCATGTTAAAATACACAAAAATTCTCATGGTGAAATTGTTGAACATTTCGCTAGTGCAAATACAAATAGTCATTTTACTGGTGCACGTACATCTATTATAGTTGATTCTAACGCACGCATAGAACATACAAAACTATCTTTTGAAAATCGTGCTAGTTATCACATCTCTCATAATGATATACATATACACTGTAATTCTATCGTTCAAAGCAATGTATTTAATATTTATGGAAACCATTTCCATCAACATCAAACCAGTACAATATTACACGATAAATATGCTGCTGTATCACTTAACAGTCTATTATTACCTTTAGACGAGGACATTCTTGATATGTCTACCTATGTAAAACATAACACACCAGGATATAATTCAAGCAAGCAAATACACAAAATTATTTCAGGTAATCAAGGACAAGGTATATTTAGAGGATTAATTACAGTAGATAAAGAAGCTATTAAAATTAATGGAAATATGCTTAGCAAAAATTTATTATTACATCCATTCTCTAAAATTTATTCTATGCCACAACTTGAAATTTATGCTGACGATGTCAAATGCTCTCATGGAGCAACGATTGGGCACATCAATCATGAAGAAATATTCTATTTATGTACACGAGGGATTCCATATCAACAAGCATGCCAAATAATTGTATACGCTTTTGCATTAGAAATTATAGATACTATTAATGATAATGAGATTCAAAAAAATATTTCTACACGTATTATTAATATTTTAACAAGGATATTTCAAAATGGTATATCCCATAAAAAAAATTCGGTCTGAATTTCCAATATTGAAAACAAAAATTAATCACAAGCCATTAATTTATCTTGATAATGCTGCTAGTACACAAAAACCCAATGTAGTAATTAATTACCAAAGCCAATTTTATCAACAAAAATATTCGGCTGTACATAGAGGGGTTCACACATTAGCTAACTTGGCAACACAAGAAATGGAAGAAGTTCGAATGTATGTAGCAAGTTTTATTAATGCATCATCTTCAGATGAAATAATTTTTACTAAAGGAACTACTGAAAGTATCAATTTAGTAGCAAACACTTGGGGCCATCAATATTTAGAAGAGGGAGACAATATTATAATCACTGAAATGGAACATCATTCAAATATTGTCCCTTGGCAAATGCTTGCAAAAAATAAAAACATCACATTACGAATAATACCATTATTACCAAATGGTACATTAAATCTTAATATGTTAAATGACTTAATTGATAACCATACAAAATTATTATCAATTACTCATGTCTCTAATGTATTGGGCACACTAAACCCATTAAAAGATATTATCAATAATATTCGAACAATTAGGAGTTCTATCATTGTATTAGTTGATGGAGCACAAGCTATTGTGCATGAAAAAATAGATGTACAACTCCTAGATTGTGATTTTTATGTTTTTTCTGGTCATAAAATGTATGGGCCATCGGGAATAGGTATATTATATGGAAAAAAATCTATACTGCAAATTATGTCTCCATGGGAAGTCGGGGGAGGTATGATTCAAAAAGTAAATCTTAATACAGATACAACATTTCTCGCACCACCTTGGCGATTTGAAGCAGGATCACCCAACATTAATGGAATAGCTGGATTAGGGGCAGCTATTAGATACATCAATAATATAGGATTAGATCAAATAAAACTATATGAAAAAAATATTATGCAATATGCAGTAGAATCTCTACAAAAAATAAAAAATATAACAATTTATGGTCCTAAAGAAGATCGCATATCAGTTGTTTCCTTTAATATTAATAAATATCATGCTTATGATATTGGGTTATTTTTAGATCAAAATGGTATTGCTATTAGAACTGGACACCATTGTGCAATGCCAGTTATGAATTATTTTAATGTTTCTACTATGTGTCGAATATCATTAGCTATATATACTAATAAAGAAGAAATTGATCAATTAATTCATGGTATAATGAAAATTAGCCACCTACTCAAACATCGCGTAAATAACAATTAAAACCACCTTTATGAATAATATAGTGAATTTACCAACCCAAAATATTGTATTACGTAACTTTCATAATTGTATTAACTGGGAAGAAAAATATTTGTATATTATTGAACTTGGAAACTATTTATCATCGATTCCCCAATCGATGAAATCAGAAAAAAACTTAATTCCAGGATGTCAAAGCAAAGTTTGGTTTATCATGAAAATAACAAACATAAAAAACGGAAAAAATATTGTGAGATTCTATGGTGACAGTGAATCCGCTATAACAAAAGGAATTTTGTGTATAATATTTATTATGTATCAAGGATTAACAATAGAAGAAATTATCTATTTTGATCCATACCATTTTCTAAATCAATTAGAATTAACTGAACATTTAACGTATTCTCGATCGCAAGGGGTAAGATCAATATTGCAAACTATTTATAATCACGCCAGAAAACTATCCACAATTTCCCATTAAACAAGCAGACAGAATGGTGTACATACAAAGTATGTACACCATTCTGTCATAAGTTTTACAATAAAAAAACAAAAAATGGTCAATAATTGTTTATTTACGATATGAAGAAACTTGATTATCAAGTCGCTGATTTGCCCGAATAGCATCATCCTTAGCAATTTGTACTTCAGGCCGCAATGCACTTACATCATTGGTCACTTGATCCATCTTAGCATTTAATGTTTGTACATCAGAAGAAAGTTGTTCAACTACATTTCTCGTGCTGCATGCAGATAAACATACCGAACCAAAACAAACAACATATAATATTAACTTGCATGTATTCATTAACAATATCCTTATTTATTTTTTATATAATTTAGTTGTGTACAACTAATATTTTTTAATTAAAATTATTTTTTTAAAAAAACAAAAATAAGCATCTCCATTATAATAATTACACTACTAACACAACCTTTCATGCGTTCTAATGGATTTGAACCATTGACCTCTACCATGTCATAGTAGCGCTCTAACCATCTGAGCTAAGAACGCATACATAAAACGAATTTTATTATAACCAATTGTTAGTACATGGTCAAACTATAAATACTATAATCAAATACTACAAAAATATACATAAATTTCAATAACTGCATTACTATCTATAACATAAAATGGCATAAATATAATATAAATTATACATGATTTCAAAATAAAAAAATATATCGACTAACATTATAACAACACCACTATACTAGTTTATACATTTTAACAAATAAAATATTCAAAACAAACAAAAATTTATAAAAACTATTTGTTATATTTTTTAATATATTTAATTGTTTAAACAAGTTAATTTACACATAATATATATCTATATCTAATTACAGTTTATCAATATTTACTAAATAAATTATTAATAACCATCATCTACTATTACTTAATTAATAGCATCTAAAACTCAAAATCATTCGGGAAACTTTAACATATCATCAAAAAATATTTCATCTTATTAATATAAAAAATATAAAAAGTAATATGACTCTAATATAGAACAGTGAATACTTATTAATAATTAATAGCTATACAATATTGTGTATATCACCCATTCAGAGTGAATAAAAATATTTTTTTATATCATCGATAACATAATACATATTCTTGAAAAATATAATAATAAATATAATATTATAAAGTACATTTAAAAAAATTATTATTAATAATCTAACTTAACCATCAATTATAGATATCAAAATCAATACTATTTTACATTAATTATTGATTTTTTTAAAAAAATCACCATTATCATCTAAACATGCACCATTTTTAAAAAAATACTAATATTCTTACAAAACGACATGTATTCTATATTGAATTTACTATCTTTTAAAAAACTAATACAAACTATACACAAAAATTATTTATGTGTTCTATCAATGATAGAATGATATTTTTAAGTAAAAAATTAAAAACAATAACAGTTGCAGTATTGTTTAAAACAAAAAAAGATATTGATTAAAAATATTTATAATTTATAATGCTAATGTTAGTTGGTAGTATTGATGATACCTAAATATAAATTTCAAAAAAAATCTATAAATAACCGTAAATATGATAATCAAGAATATAAAAAAACAAATATCGAAAAACCCTATACTTTTGTATATGAAAGGTTCACCTAACCTACCGAATTGTGGTTTTTCCTCACAAGCAGTAAAAATATTATTAAAGTGTAATACACCATTTTCCTACGTTGATGTTTTAGAGCACCCTGATATTCGATTAGAATTACCAAAAATTTCACATTGGCCAACTTATCCTCAGTTATGGATAGATTCTGAACTCATTGGAGGATCTGATATTATGATGGAAATGTATAAAAAAGGTGAACTTCAGAACTTAATTAAAAGGATAAAGTTAAAATACAATTTAAAGACAAATAATTCGGATAATATAACTAAAGCATCTTAAAATATTTATCTTCTGTAATGCATTTTTAAATTTTAAAATGAAAGTTAACCGTCTATTTTTTTAAAAAAATTACTACGGTACAACGTTTGAATGATCAGATTATTATTAAAATAATAATAACATTTAAAAGCTTAAAAACGATTCAGGACAACTGTTAAATTTTTCAACATGTTACCATTTCTTAAAAAAATATTTTTTAAATCACTCCAAGACCAAATTAACTTTTAAATGTAACCATCGTAAAACACACTTAAACATTTCCCATCTATAAATATTTCTCATTCTTATAAGACCTTTGTCCATTGACATACTCGAAATACATTTATACTGATATTCCGACTTTGATATCATAAAAAAATACATAAACTAATACAACACCAAAATATGGATTCTTTCTAAATTATATCAAAAATTTTAAAATATTAAAATACGTTTTTATTATTCATTATCTCATTCAGTATACACAATAAAAACATTCGATATACTGATCAAATATGGTATAATCACATTGCATATATTTAATATACAACTAATTATTTTAATAATATAATTCATTTAAAATAAATGTTTCATTTATATCAAAATAAGTTATATACATGCTAATAAATATATGATAATATTATAAACTAATGTATTTTAATTTTATACGACAAGAATTTTAAAAATATAAAAATTATATACTAATATATAAAACATTAACTATGATTATAATGATACATAAATAAAATATCAAAACTATACAATATAATATATAGTAATTCACTTAAACAAACGATATACAATATTCAAAATATTTTAATATTATTAGAGAATATATGCTGTTTTTATTAATCTAAATCTCAACACACTGGATTAATAAAAATTTCATAATTTGATAATTTTCTCATCCACCCATTAGGATGGATAGTAAATCGAGAAAATACTCACTTAACTACCCCAACTATAAGGAGAGAAAATTGGAAACACCACTGGGATCAGATTTAGCACGTTTAGTACGAATATGGCGAGCATTGATTGATCATCGACTCAAACCATTAGAACTCACACAAACACATTGGATTACATTACATAATATTTGTCAATTACCACCTGAACAATCACAAATTCAATTAGCAAAAGCTATAGGAATAGAACAACCATCTTTAGTACGTACATTAGATCAACTTGAAGAAAAAAAACTGATAACACGACACACTTGTATCAATGACCGCCGTGCTAAAAGAATAAAATTAACAGAGCTTGCTTCACCAATTATAAGAAAAGTTAATGATGTTATCAACGGAACTAGAAACGAAATTCTATCTGGAATTAAAGAAGAAGATATAAGATTTTTAACAAAAATTATTTTAAAATTAGAAAAAAACATTATGAACCTTTATAATAGATGATCAATTCCAGCTCTCTATAAATATTTATGCCATAACAATCAATTATAACATACAAGTGTTGTTATAGCATGAATATTTTATATCGATTATACATTACACTTTCTTTACCATCCAAATAAAAATCAATGGTAAAAAATATTTTTTTATCAATATGATTAAAAATATCCACCAAAATTATTCAATTTTATTTAAACATAAATTATAGTAGAAAATAATCGGAATTATTGATAATGCACAAAAAAAAACAAACTGGAAATATCAAACAAATACGAAGAGAATATACACATAGCACACTATCTCAAAAAAATTTAACAAATGAACCGATACAACTATTTAAAATATGGTTAAACCAAGCCTGTAAAAGCAAAATGCTTGATCCAACAGCAATGTGTTTAGCAACAATAGATGAATTAGGACAACCATGTCAACGATTAGTTTTACTTAAAACTATTAATAAAAACAAAATTATCTTCTATACAAACTTTAAAAGCAAAAAAGCTATGCATATTCAACATAATCCAAAAGTTAGTGTATGTTTTCCATGGACCACATTAGATAGACAAGTAATAATATCAGGATATGCCTCCAAACTACCAAAAAAAGATAACATCAAATATTTTTACAGTCGACCAAGACATAACCAAATCAGCACATGGGTCTCACACCAATCTGAAATAATAAACTCTAGAACAAGACTTACAAAAAGATTTTTATATTTTAAAAAGAAATTTTTAAACATTAAAGTACCTGTACCTAACTTTTGGGGGGGGTATCAAATCTATATTACTACTATGGAATTTTGGCAAGGTAGAGCACATAGATTACATGATCGGTTTATTTATAAAAAAAAAGATAAAAAATGGCATATTGACCGATTATCACCTTAATACTTATAAAATTACAATTTGAATCAACTATGAAAATTTAAAAATAACAAGTAGTATATAATGTAACAAATTGAGTTGCAAACAACAACACAATGAGAACATACTAATGAACAAATACAACCTGATCATCGATCTTCAACAACGATATTTGATTTCACAAATAACCAATCAAAAAAATTTAATAAACAAATTAAATTCAGAAATAATTACATTATATTGTGGATTTGATCCTACGTCTGATAGTTTACACCTAGGACATCTTATACCATTAATATGTTTAAAACGTTTTCAATTAGCCGGACATCGACCAATAGTTTTAATAGGTGGTGCCACTGGACTAATTGGAGATCCTAGTTTTAAGATCACTGAACGTCCATTTAACTCTTTAGAAATAATATTGAAATGGGCGGAAAAAATAAAAAAACAAGTCGCTACTTTTTTAGATCTTAATAATAAAAATAATGGTGCAATTATAATTGATAATTATCATTGGTTTTCTTCTATGAATATCCTTGATTTTTTACGTAATATAGGAAAAAATTTTTCTATCAACACAATGATTAATAAAGAATGTATTAAGCAACGATTAAAAAAAAATAATACTGGAATTTCATTTACTGAATTTTCATACAACCTTTTACAAAGTTATGATTTTGCATATTTATGCAAACATTATGACGCAATATTACAAATAGGGGGATCAGACCAATGGGGGAATATTATCTCTGGAATCAACTTAATACGTCGCATATATCAAAAAAACGTTTATGG from Blochmannia endosymbiont of Polyrhachis (Hedomyrma) turneri includes the following:
- a CDS encoding SufD family Fe-S cluster assembly protein; this translates as MDGSPNYIDNNIINRWYHLFKEQNKIHSNQKYQYWEKVQKYGLTNQNNEKWKYIPLHKLLANNFINANKNCPINTTIRDNINLNKPAYQLVFINGFFSQELSTQDTGPWKIKIINRNMHQLLPQPIQPEIFLYLTECLSYETTYISLPNNTTAKIPLYLLHINQGSNDNNILMNIHYRHHVKIHKNSHGEIVEHFASANTNSHFTGARTSIIVDSNARIEHTKLSFENRASYHISHNDIHIHCNSIVQSNVFNIYGNHFHQHQTSTILHDKYAAVSLNSLLLPLDEDILDMSTYVKHNTPGYNSSKQIHKIISGNQGQGIFRGLITVDKEAIKINGNMLSKNLLLHPFSKIYSMPQLEIYADDVKCSHGATIGHINHEEIFYLCTRGIPYQQACQIIVYAFALEIIDTINDNEIQKNISTRIINILTRIFQNGISHKKNSV
- the sufC gene encoding Fe-S cluster assembly ATPase SufC, whose translation is MLLIKNLKVNVDNINILNGVNLQIQSGETHVIMGPNGAGKSTLAATLAGRKDCIVTSGSIFFKNKDLLLLEPNERAGAGIFLAFQHPVEIAGIKNQFFLQTAINAVRKYRNQPILERFDANDFIKSKLKLLKMPVDFLNRSINVGFSGGEKKRNDILQMAVLEPSLCILDETDSGLDIDALKIVSNGINTLKNSTRSFIIITHYQRILEHIKPNFVHILYQGCIIKSGDISLAKKLEEKGYGWLA
- the sufE gene encoding cysteine desulfuration protein SufE; the encoded protein is MNNIVNLPTQNIVLRNFHNCINWEEKYLYIIELGNYLSSIPQSMKSEKNLIPGCQSKVWFIMKITNIKNGKNIVRFYGDSESAITKGILCIIFIMYQGLTIEEIIYFDPYHFLNQLELTEHLTYSRSQGVRSILQTIYNHARKLSTISH
- the grxD gene encoding Grx4 family monothiol glutaredoxin, whose protein sequence is MIIKNIKKQISKNPILLYMKGSPNLPNCGFSSQAVKILLKCNTPFSYVDVLEHPDIRLELPKISHWPTYPQLWIDSELIGGSDIMMEMYKKGELQNLIKRIKLKYNLKTNNSDNITKAS
- the pdxH gene encoding pyridoxamine 5'-phosphate oxidase, which gives rise to MHKKKQTGNIKQIRREYTHSTLSQKNLTNEPIQLFKIWLNQACKSKMLDPTAMCLATIDELGQPCQRLVLLKTINKNKIIFYTNFKSKKAMHIQHNPKVSVCFPWTTLDRQVIISGYASKLPKKDNIKYFYSRPRHNQISTWVSHQSEIINSRTRLTKRFLYFKKKFLNIKVPVPNFWGGYQIYITTMEFWQGRAHRLHDRFIYKKKDKKWHIDRLSP
- a CDS encoding LPP leucine zipper domain-containing protein; translated protein: MNTCKLILYVVCFGSVCLSACSTRNVVEQLSSDVQTLNAKMDQVTNDVSALRPEVQIAKDDAIRANQRLDNQVSSYRK
- a CDS encoding SufS family cysteine desulfurase; this encodes MVYPIKKIRSEFPILKTKINHKPLIYLDNAASTQKPNVVINYQSQFYQQKYSAVHRGVHTLANLATQEMEEVRMYVASFINASSSDEIIFTKGTTESINLVANTWGHQYLEEGDNIIITEMEHHSNIVPWQMLAKNKNITLRIIPLLPNGTLNLNMLNDLIDNHTKLLSITHVSNVLGTLNPLKDIINNIRTIRSSIIVLVDGAQAIVHEKIDVQLLDCDFYVFSGHKMYGPSGIGILYGKKSILQIMSPWEVGGGMIQKVNLNTDTTFLAPPWRFEAGSPNINGIAGLGAAIRYINNIGLDQIKLYEKNIMQYAVESLQKIKNITIYGPKEDRISVVSFNINKYHAYDIGLFLDQNGIAIRTGHHCAMPVMNYFNVSTMCRISLAIYTNKEEIDQLIHGIMKISHLLKHRVNNN
- the slyA gene encoding transcriptional regulator SlyA, translated to MDSKSRKYSLNYPNYKERKLETPLGSDLARLVRIWRALIDHRLKPLELTQTHWITLHNICQLPPEQSQIQLAKAIGIEQPSLVRTLDQLEEKKLITRHTCINDRRAKRIKLTELASPIIRKVNDVINGTRNEILSGIKEEDIRFLTKIILKLEKNIMNLYNR
- the sufB gene encoding Fe-S cluster assembly protein SufB — its product is MTFIKIYKEGFVTVLNTETFPLGINENIIHAISKKRNEPKWMLNFRLKAYRTWIKMKEPHWLKGNYPTLNYNEYSYYSAPCSSLNSENSSKTYKNNEHTIKNKQKSNKKNYLTKEVKETFQQLKIPIYENSGIAIDAIFDSVSVTTTYRSELKQLGIIFCSFNEAIHEHPELIQKYLGSVVPINDNFFAALNSAVVSDGTFIYIPKNIRCPIELSTYFRINAEKTGQFERTILIADEGSYVSYIEGCSAPIRNSYQLHAAVVEVIVLQNAHVKYSTIQNWFSGNKNSGGILNFVTKRALCLGTNSKMSWTQSESGSAITWKYPSVILKGNYSIGEFFSVAITKNCQQADTGTKMIHIGKNTRSTIISKGISSGKSENTYRGLVKILPNANHSRNFTQCDSMLIGNKCGAHTFPYIKVHNHTSQVEHEATTSRINEEQLFYCQQRGINEDNAISMIINGFCKDVLSKLPLEFAIEAEKLLTINLEHSIG
- the tyrS gene encoding tyrosine--tRNA ligase, coding for MNKYNLIIDLQQRYLISQITNQKNLINKLNSEIITLYCGFDPTSDSLHLGHLIPLICLKRFQLAGHRPIVLIGGATGLIGDPSFKITERPFNSLEIILKWAEKIKKQVATFLDLNNKNNGAIIIDNYHWFSSMNILDFLRNIGKNFSINTMINKECIKQRLKKNNTGISFTEFSYNLLQSYDFAYLCKHYDAILQIGGSDQWGNIISGINLIRRIYQKNVYGLTLPLITKSDNTKFGKTENATIWLDKNKTSPYTFYQFWINTDDKNVYKFLKFFTLLDMATINELELENKKSNNNIRHQKILAQEITRLVHGKQQLNIVERMTKNLFENKISQLTITDFLQLEYDGIPTIILFKKDKISLQEALVLTKFAPSKYQAGILIESNSILINGEKKTQEKKYIFQNKDILYNSYTLLRKGKKNFSLIHWK